In Terriglobales bacterium, a single genomic region encodes these proteins:
- a CDS encoding thioredoxin domain-containing protein — protein MTTETMNSLAQASSAYLRSAMHQPIRWHEWGGEAFAAAKRDNKPILLDIGAVWCHWCHVMDRESYDDPEVARIVNENFIAVKVDRDERPDVDSRYQAAVSAISGQGGWPLTAFLTPDGKPFYGGTYFPPDDHWGRPGFKRVLLSIAQAFHEKQADVAEQARMVSAMLGQAETFAEHPGKFSPAIVDAIVASALKMFDGQHGGFGSAPKFPHPAILDLLIERYSRTGDDRLKDVFVTTLRKMAQGGVYDQLAGGFHRYSVDERWVVPHFEKMSYDNSELLKNYVHAAQVTGDSFFAEVARDIVRWTDEWLSDREHAGFYASQDADFSMDDDGDYFTWTREEAQAVLGDEEFQVAALHYDINEVGEMHHNAAKNVLYVRAPIEEIAVRTGMQPERVRALLASAKERLYAARLKRPTPYLDKTVYVSWNALFISAYLESSRVLGLDDARHFGLRSLDRILSEAWNPEHGLNHVIAYSDPSAKQRNVSGLLDDYAFTALACLDAYEATSDLSYFNFARRITDAMIERFYDPVGSGFFDTAQMSRGEEDRLGVLDARRKPFQDSPTPAGNSAAAIALVRMHGYTNDQSYREKAELTMNLFAGVAEQYGIFGGTYGIAGVYMSQPHAQVIVIGDDERADELYKAAIAPFAFNKQVIRLKPNEVTPQNLPPALAETIPNLPGIKKGNSVAVICADFSCRPPISHPAELAQQLSHWEQNN, from the coding sequence ATGACTACCGAGACGATGAACTCCCTGGCGCAGGCTTCCTCGGCGTACTTGCGTTCGGCTATGCACCAGCCCATACGCTGGCATGAATGGGGAGGGGAGGCATTTGCCGCGGCGAAAAGAGATAACAAACCTATTCTGCTGGACATCGGCGCCGTGTGGTGTCACTGGTGCCATGTGATGGACCGCGAATCGTACGATGATCCCGAGGTCGCGCGAATCGTGAATGAGAATTTCATCGCGGTGAAGGTGGACCGCGACGAGCGACCTGACGTGGATAGCCGCTACCAGGCGGCGGTATCCGCGATCAGCGGGCAAGGGGGCTGGCCGCTCACCGCATTTCTCACGCCCGATGGCAAGCCGTTCTACGGTGGCACTTACTTTCCTCCTGACGACCACTGGGGCCGCCCAGGATTCAAGCGCGTACTGCTGTCCATCGCGCAAGCATTTCATGAAAAACAGGCAGATGTCGCTGAGCAGGCGCGCATGGTTAGCGCCATGCTCGGACAGGCAGAGACTTTTGCAGAACATCCAGGGAAATTTTCCCCGGCGATCGTGGACGCCATTGTGGCATCTGCCTTGAAAATGTTCGATGGGCAGCATGGAGGCTTCGGCAGCGCTCCCAAATTTCCCCATCCCGCGATCCTCGACTTGCTGATCGAACGCTATTCTCGAACTGGAGATGATCGGCTCAAGGATGTGTTTGTCACCACTTTACGGAAGATGGCGCAGGGCGGCGTCTATGACCAACTGGCGGGTGGATTTCATCGCTACTCCGTGGACGAACGCTGGGTAGTACCTCACTTCGAGAAAATGTCTTATGACAACTCAGAGCTGCTAAAGAACTACGTGCACGCGGCGCAGGTGACAGGTGACAGCTTTTTCGCCGAAGTTGCTCGTGACATTGTCCGCTGGACGGATGAATGGCTGAGTGATCGCGAACACGCCGGCTTTTACGCATCTCAGGACGCCGATTTTTCCATGGACGACGATGGAGATTACTTCACCTGGACGCGAGAAGAAGCCCAAGCGGTTCTCGGCGATGAAGAGTTCCAAGTGGCCGCCCTGCATTACGACATCAACGAAGTGGGCGAGATGCACCACAATGCGGCGAAGAATGTGCTTTATGTCCGAGCGCCCATCGAGGAAATTGCCGTACGCACCGGCATGCAACCGGAGCGAGTTCGGGCGCTCCTGGCATCGGCCAAGGAAAGGCTTTATGCGGCCAGACTAAAACGCCCTACGCCCTATCTGGACAAAACGGTTTACGTGAGCTGGAATGCGCTCTTCATCTCCGCCTACCTGGAATCATCCCGAGTGCTAGGCCTGGATGACGCCCGACATTTTGGGCTGCGCTCGCTGGACCGCATTCTCTCCGAGGCGTGGAATCCGGAGCACGGGCTCAATCACGTGATCGCCTATTCCGATCCCTCGGCGAAGCAGCGCAACGTCTCCGGGCTGCTAGATGATTATGCATTTACTGCGCTGGCCTGTTTGGATGCATACGAAGCCACATCAGACCTCAGCTACTTCAACTTCGCGCGCCGCATCACCGACGCCATGATCGAACGTTTCTACGATCCAGTGGGCAGCGGGTTCTTTGACACTGCACAGATGTCGCGTGGGGAAGAGGACCGGCTGGGAGTGCTCGACGCCCGCAGGAAACCTTTTCAGGATTCGCCTACTCCGGCGGGGAACTCCGCCGCAGCAATTGCTCTGGTACGAATGCATGGCTACACCAACGATCAGTCCTATCGAGAGAAGGCCGAGCTGACGATGAACCTGTTCGCGGGGGTGGCGGAGCAATATGGGATCTTCGGCGGAACCTATGGAATTGCGGGCGTGTATATGTCACAACCGCACGCTCAGGTGATTGTCATCGGGGATGACGAGCGCGCAGATGAGCTCTATAAGGCCGCGATCGCGCCATTCGCATTTAACAAGCAGGTGATCCGGTTGAAGCCGAACGAAGTCACCCCACAAAATCTTCCGCCCGCACTGGCGGAAACAATTCCCAATCTGCCTGGAATCAAAAAAGGAAATTCAGTGGCGGTGATCTGCGCGGACTTTTCGTGTCGTCCACCTATCTCGCACCCAGCCGAGTTAGCTCAGCAACTTAGTCATTGGGAGCAAAATAACTAA
- a CDS encoding PGPGW domain-containing protein, protein MKTRFKQVALLIVGWAFILIGIVGLFLPVLQGILFIVIGLVILSTEYAWANRLLTKLRTRFPKIGKYADEGTARAKEYLARWF, encoded by the coding sequence ATGAAGACCAGATTCAAGCAGGTAGCGCTTTTAATCGTGGGCTGGGCCTTCATTCTGATCGGAATCGTGGGACTGTTTCTCCCGGTTCTTCAGGGGATACTGTTCATCGTTATCGGTCTGGTCATCCTCTCCACGGAATATGCATGGGCGAATCGCCTGTTGACCAAATTGCGCACTCGCTTTCCCAAAATCGGCAAATATGCCGACGAGGGCACCGCCCGCGCCAAAGAGTATTTGGCACGCTGGTTCTAG
- a CDS encoding CBS domain-containing protein, whose protein sequence is MCSILELVKEQEIFCADVNQSVMEVAQQMVDHNIGAVPVLDEGRLAGIFSERDLMKRVVVAGRSPETTKVGEVMTANPLSVNPAEELENCLMLMRNHGFRHLPICDGSSLKGMVSLRDILLRDLTDKDDEVKMMRAYIHSAPQI, encoded by the coding sequence GTGTGCAGTATTCTTGAATTGGTGAAGGAACAGGAGATTTTCTGTGCGGACGTCAACCAGAGCGTAATGGAAGTAGCACAGCAGATGGTGGACCACAATATAGGCGCCGTTCCCGTATTAGACGAGGGAAGGCTGGCCGGTATCTTTTCCGAGCGCGACCTCATGAAGCGGGTAGTTGTCGCAGGGCGTAGTCCTGAGACCACCAAAGTAGGTGAGGTGATGACCGCAAATCCATTGTCCGTCAACCCGGCTGAAGAGTTGGAGAACTGCCTGATGCTGATGCGCAATCACGGTTTCCGCCACTTGCCTATCTGCGACGGCAGCAGTTTGAAGGGCATGGTGTCATTGCGGGACATTTTGCTGCGCGACCTTACCGACAAAGATGACGAAGTTAAAATGATGCGCGCCTATATCCATTCCGCCCCGCAAATTTGA
- a CDS encoding beta-ketoacyl-[acyl-carrier-protein] synthase family protein — MSTRVVITGMGVVSPNGIGREAFCRAILAGKSGVSRITRFDASNLPVKIAGEVKDFDELAWVDQRERKHVSRIIPLALAASTEALHDAAIDYEHLSLEEEREIGVVLGSGGGAQEFSEEQYRLWHSGHVKQVSVFCIPSGTMGTQSSEVSMRFGFRGMSHVVTTGCTSSTDALGYAVRHIQAGVHSTILVGGVDAPIAPGIIKGYTMLRALTSSWNHAPERASRPFSADRDGFVLSEGAWMFVLEDYDHARGRGARMYAEVAGYGSTCDAFHRVRMDENAEEPAHAVELAMEEARITPEDVHYVNLHGTSTQLNDRVETRALKMALGSRAAKVPMSALKSQIGHAQGACGAAGLAATLVAMEHSRIPPTINLDQPDPCCDLDYVPDVGRVAAIEHAICNCVAFGSKNSALVLRKL, encoded by the coding sequence ATGTCAACACGCGTCGTCATCACAGGTATGGGGGTTGTCAGTCCAAATGGCATTGGGCGGGAAGCCTTTTGCCGGGCGATACTGGCAGGCAAGAGCGGCGTCAGCCGGATCACACGCTTCGATGCCAGCAACCTGCCGGTGAAGATCGCCGGTGAAGTGAAGGATTTCGACGAGCTCGCCTGGGTTGACCAGCGCGAGCGCAAGCACGTCTCCCGCATCATTCCTCTCGCGCTCGCCGCATCCACAGAAGCGCTGCACGACGCCGCCATTGATTACGAGCACCTGTCGCTTGAGGAAGAACGCGAGATAGGTGTGGTGTTGGGCTCAGGTGGCGGCGCGCAGGAGTTCTCTGAAGAGCAGTACCGGCTCTGGCACAGCGGTCACGTCAAGCAGGTGAGCGTGTTTTGCATTCCCAGCGGCACCATGGGAACTCAATCCAGCGAAGTGAGCATGCGCTTTGGCTTTCGCGGGATGAGCCACGTGGTCACCACCGGCTGCACCTCGTCCACCGACGCTCTCGGCTACGCGGTGCGGCACATTCAGGCAGGCGTGCATTCCACCATCCTGGTGGGCGGAGTGGACGCCCCTATCGCTCCCGGCATCATCAAGGGTTACACCATGTTGCGTGCGTTGACCTCGTCGTGGAATCACGCTCCCGAGCGCGCCTCCCGCCCGTTCTCGGCTGATCGCGACGGATTTGTGCTCTCTGAGGGCGCCTGGATGTTCGTGCTCGAGGATTATGACCACGCCCGCGGCCGCGGTGCCAGAATGTATGCCGAAGTCGCCGGATATGGTTCCACCTGTGACGCTTTCCATCGCGTGCGCATGGATGAAAATGCCGAGGAGCCGGCGCATGCCGTCGAGTTGGCGATGGAGGAAGCGCGCATTACTCCGGAAGACGTGCACTACGTGAACCTTCACGGCACCTCCACCCAGCTCAACGATCGCGTAGAAACCCGCGCGCTGAAGATGGCTCTGGGAAGCCGTGCCGCCAAAGTGCCCATGTCCGCATTGAAGTCGCAGATCGGGCATGCACAGGGCGCTTGTGGCGCGGCCGGCCTGGCCGCAACCCTTGTCGCCATGGAGCACTCCCGCATTCCACCCACCATTAATCTCGATCAGCCTGACCCGTGCTGCGATCTCGACTATGTGCCTGATGTCGGACGGGTTGCCGCCATCGAGCACGCCATCTGCAACTGTGTAGCTTTCGGATCGAAGAATTCGGCCCTGGTGTTAAGAAAGCTCTGA
- the hemW gene encoding radical SAM family heme chaperone HemW, with amino-acid sequence MPVGLYISIPFCQTKCSYCNFASGVFSRSLYSQYVDRLVEELRRAPKTAERMGGRFDREVDAIYLGGGTPTILPPEQLEGLFRAVRESFAVTAGAEITVECAPGTLDPPMLQTLLRCGVTRVSLGVQSMVDTEAAAVGRRHTRAVVLDDIERLRSAGIENINVDLIAGLPHQTEQSWGVSLSETITSGVPHVSVYMLEVDEDSRLGRELMAGGTRYHAHFVPDEDATADFYVEACRRLEAGGVSQYEISNFARADADSRHNLKYWTREPYFGFGVDAHSMLRAADGQFEAVRFSAPDSLEGFLSGAPLNQMPVSRQSAKEETFFLGLRLNQGVDLDEVALGFGLDSDLEEIIAQLCADEFMERLGNRIRLTERGRLMSNEVFERFLAESEMPARDGGA; translated from the coding sequence ATGCCGGTTGGATTGTACATCTCTATCCCGTTTTGCCAAACCAAGTGCAGCTACTGCAACTTCGCCTCGGGTGTGTTTTCGCGCTCGCTCTACTCACAATATGTGGACCGGTTAGTAGAAGAATTGCGCCGGGCGCCGAAAACCGCTGAGCGCATGGGCGGACGTTTCGATCGCGAGGTGGATGCGATTTACCTGGGCGGAGGCACACCGACGATCTTGCCGCCAGAGCAGTTGGAAGGGCTGTTCAGAGCGGTACGGGAAAGTTTTGCGGTGACGGCAGGCGCGGAAATCACAGTGGAGTGCGCGCCCGGAACTCTGGATCCGCCCATGTTGCAGACGCTGCTTCGTTGCGGCGTGACCCGCGTCAGCCTGGGTGTGCAATCGATGGTGGACACGGAGGCGGCGGCCGTGGGACGGCGGCACACGCGAGCCGTAGTTCTAGACGACATTGAGCGGCTGCGCTCGGCTGGGATTGAGAATATAAATGTGGACCTGATCGCCGGTTTGCCCCACCAAACCGAGCAGAGCTGGGGTGTCTCTCTCTCGGAAACGATCACCAGTGGTGTCCCACACGTGAGTGTGTACATGTTGGAGGTGGATGAGGATTCACGTTTGGGACGGGAGTTAATGGCAGGTGGCACGCGATATCACGCGCACTTTGTTCCCGATGAAGATGCGACCGCGGATTTCTATGTTGAAGCCTGTCGGCGGCTCGAGGCGGGGGGCGTCTCACAATACGAGATCTCTAACTTTGCGCGAGCGGACGCTGATTCACGGCACAACTTGAAATACTGGACGCGAGAGCCATATTTCGGTTTCGGCGTGGACGCTCATTCTATGCTGCGCGCTGCGGATGGCCAGTTCGAAGCGGTGCGCTTTTCGGCGCCGGATTCGCTCGAAGGATTTCTTTCTGGCGCTCCGCTGAACCAAATGCCGGTTTCACGGCAGAGTGCGAAGGAAGAGACATTCTTCCTGGGGTTGCGGCTGAATCAAGGCGTTGATTTGGACGAGGTAGCTCTGGGTTTTGGTTTGGATTCGGACCTGGAAGAAATCATTGCACAGCTCTGTGCGGATGAATTCATGGAACGCCTAGGGAATCGTATCCGGCTGACTGAGCGCGGGCGGCTGATGTCGAATGAAGTGTTTGAGCGGTTCCTTGCCGAAAGTGAGATGCCGGCGCGAGATGGCGGCGCTTAG
- a CDS encoding DUF58 domain-containing protein codes for MANTAPRILSSQRSNSSPLAKLWLGLPEVWVRFLLAIFGLVLAFAAAIFSTLARQSGEVLATAVLASVSLLLAGGVGLATVPYLARRVALERVRRAFEYEVTRTGLVYLALTLVLLVAALNTGNNLLFVIVSAMLSAILISGVASAVVLNGLELDVRLPEHIFAGRSALARMVVRNGRRFLPAFSVSVVPPKAKKRPTQQWRWEPGVFAFPADRPPQQQWIRLPDRVLRRVNETPDQPRIFEGPVYFPYIPAHSPVNANVQLVFASRGLYLQDTFGLATRFPFSFLTKTRRLKLPQRIVVFPPVEPTDEFFEILPLITGEFESFISGRGHDLYRIRQYAPDDSARHVDWKASAKAGSLLVREFTREDERKLRIIFDNPAPGTVSEHSYERAVALTASLAWHFAGSGADLSFVAPGYDGAPDTYRFLTYLASIQPRAGGSVVDSLQMTDDYNLILTSRARGSIPTALWARSYFLFIQDRP; via the coding sequence ATGGCGAATACTGCACCGCGTATTCTCTCGAGCCAGCGCTCGAACTCGTCACCACTCGCCAAATTATGGCTTGGGCTGCCTGAAGTCTGGGTAAGATTTCTATTAGCGATTTTCGGCCTGGTCCTCGCATTCGCCGCGGCCATATTCTCCACCCTGGCGCGCCAGTCAGGCGAGGTCCTGGCCACGGCTGTGCTGGCATCGGTTTCGTTGTTGCTCGCTGGGGGAGTTGGCCTGGCCACGGTTCCGTACCTTGCGAGGCGAGTTGCGCTTGAACGGGTGCGCCGGGCTTTTGAGTACGAAGTCACACGTACCGGTCTTGTCTACCTCGCCCTGACGTTGGTGTTGCTGGTGGCTGCGCTTAATACCGGCAACAATCTGCTCTTCGTAATTGTTTCCGCGATGCTCTCGGCGATTTTGATCTCCGGCGTGGCTTCGGCAGTGGTACTTAACGGGTTGGAATTGGATGTCCGACTGCCCGAACACATCTTCGCGGGACGTTCGGCGCTCGCCCGCATGGTGGTGCGGAACGGCCGCCGGTTCTTGCCGGCATTTTCGGTGAGCGTGGTGCCTCCGAAGGCAAAGAAAAGACCAACCCAGCAGTGGCGGTGGGAACCCGGCGTTTTTGCATTTCCGGCGGACCGGCCGCCGCAGCAGCAGTGGATAAGGCTTCCCGATCGCGTCCTCCGCCGGGTGAACGAAACGCCTGACCAGCCGCGCATCTTTGAGGGCCCAGTTTATTTTCCGTATATTCCCGCTCATAGCCCCGTCAATGCCAACGTACAACTGGTGTTCGCGAGCCGTGGACTTTACCTGCAGGACACGTTCGGACTGGCCACCCGCTTTCCGTTTTCCTTTCTGACCAAGACGCGGCGCCTAAAACTTCCTCAACGGATCGTCGTGTTTCCGCCAGTTGAGCCCACGGATGAGTTTTTTGAGATCCTCCCGCTGATAACCGGGGAGTTCGAGTCCTTCATCAGCGGGCGCGGCCACGACCTGTACCGGATACGCCAATATGCTCCGGATGATTCCGCCCGCCACGTGGATTGGAAGGCAAGCGCAAAAGCCGGGTCGCTGCTGGTGCGTGAATTCACTCGCGAGGACGAGCGCAAGCTGCGCATCATATTCGACAATCCGGCGCCGGGAACCGTCTCGGAGCATTCCTACGAGCGCGCCGTCGCGTTGACGGCGTCGCTGGCGTGGCACTTCGCCGGGAGTGGCGCAGACCTGTCTTTTGTTGCGCCTGGTTACGATGGCGCTCCTGATACGTACCGCTTCCTGACCTACCTGGCATCCATTCAGCCAAGAGCAGGGGGTTCCGTGGTTGACAGTCTGCAAATGACCGATGACTACAATCTCATCCTCACCAGCCGCGCGCGGGGAAGCATCCCCACCGCTCTGTGGGCCCGCTCCTATTTCCTGTTTATCCAGGACCGGCCGTGA